In the genome of Lactuca sativa cultivar Salinas chromosome 3, Lsat_Salinas_v11, whole genome shotgun sequence, the window TAAAAAACTTAACCCTAGTTACTTTCATCCTCATTTTAACCATAACCCTTCAGATTCACTATCTTGATGCAAGAAACTTAAAACAAAACAACATCAGCCAACTTAATGCAATTGAAGCTCTACAGACAAAACCTATCTCAACTAACACTACAGTCGAGTctcagccaccaccaccaccaccaccaccgcgaaGTGCTCAAGACTTCCGGCCAACAACACCTGGCCACAGCCCTGGGGCGGGGCATTCTATTCACAACTAGGTCAAGTGAAACTTATATAGTTATATATTTGTAAACTCATTTCAGCATTTTATATCTTGTATTAATGTAATGTCATGTAattatagttttatttttatctaaAAGGATATAAATTGCAAGAAGATATAAACAAGAAAACTTACCTGATTGAAAGTCTGAAACTATTCCATAAAGTGTTAAAGAAACAATACAGCAGTCAAGCTGTAGTAACTTAGAAATCCAAAAGTAATTGAGGAAGTATCCTTTCCAGATGAGTTGCTTCAATTTTATTTCCACCTTCAGCTTCAGCAATAGTAGCAGCTCTATGAACTGCTTCTGCATTgacaaaataaaaactttttatAAACTACACAGGAAATAAGTATACATCACAAATGGATACATATGCAGTTTTCTTTATGCTAACAGTAGCTATAATCAAGGTGGATTAACCTGAAACAAAGAGGCGAAGTTTTTCACAACTCAGCTTCACAGCATTTGAATTGGCTGCAACAAGAGTAGATTGTAATCATGATTTGTAGAAATCAAgcaaaaataaattgaaaaaaaaaaaaaaaaaaaaacatgttagaATACATTGGAGATAAATCATTTGAAATCTAGAAGAacaattttatcttaaaactatcaGAAAGAAGAAGTGGTACTGGATTTTGTATCTAATTCAAAGTAACACCATTAATTTAACTTGAAAAGGATCCTTACCAGAAGTAGGTCGGTTTTTCTTGGATGTTCCAGCTCCTTCCTGCACAACAAAATCATATACACTCAAGAAACGGAGCTAATTTATGCAAATCAAGACACATGAAACATAAAATACAGAATCGATTGTTCACACAAAAGTGGCGAAGTTTTGGAACAACTTCGATTAAACTTAGCATGATAAATAACAGCGTTTCACACAATCTAGACGCTAAAATTGAACAGAAGATGTTTTCGAGAGCTGAAGTTATGATAATCAAATGTGTTCTACCTCGCCCTTGGAAATCTCGTCGTCGACGTTCTTCTCCCGCTCTGAAACGGAAACGGAAACAAACGTATTTCGGTAAATACAAAAATCGTATCGGAATTTGAGAGTTTAAGCAGAAAATCTCAATCGGAAGTAGATCGATTGTAATAGAAATCTAACCGATTGCTTTTTTGCTCCACACCGTTTTGAAAATTGCGTAAATCAAATCCTGTTAATTTCACAATAAAACCGAACTTCACGTATTATCTAAAAACATATCGTAAACAGAAATCAAACACAAGTTTAGGGTTTCATTTCACCTGATCAAAATTGTTCTCCATGGTGGAACAACGAAGGATGAACGATACGATCTGAAGAAAGAACGAAATAATTAGAGGGACCAAACTTATCAATTTGACAAACTATTGTGGCCAATTTCAAATCACCAAAAGTTTACTATTCTTCACTTATTTCacaattactatatatatatatatatatatatatatatatatatatatatatatatatatatatatatatatatatatatatatatatatatatatatatatatatatatatatatatatatatatatatatatatatatatatatatatatatatatatattaaattggtTTTGTCATTAGTATTTAAGTTTTCTAACAAGATTAGGTATGTATAAGTATATTAACGAGTTACACAGCAGTAAAGTGTAGAAAGTATTATTATATAGagtaaattgcaaaaatggtccctgtggtatgcaaatttttggggttttagtccaaacagtaacttttttggtttcgtagtccttttggagtggtttgtatgtgaaaatggtccctccgaaaattgaaatgactataatacccttggggtatttatttttcatttttctttcattattcttaaaatttaatatttatttatttattttaacaattaaaaaaataaaaaaggtcccacctctctctctctctctctctctctctctctcctatacGAAGCACCCTCCCAGTTCATCTTCTCCAACCTATTCTTCTTTACTCGTTTACCCTTAACTCTTTTTTTCTCTCTATTGCAATGGTCGTGTTCTTACTGAAATTAAATTAGTGGATCTTCTTCTCCATCCTCACCAGAGCATACTCCGATTCCAATTTAGGGTCCTCAATTTAATGGAGCTTCTTAGTAAGGATCTGTTTTCGATGAAGAAACAAACGGACAGAAGGAAAATCAGGATTCTCCGGTGAGGCTGAGAGATCACGAAAAAGGGCAGGCGTCGACCTCCGACGACCCTCGTAGGTTCAATCTCCGTCTGATCGGGAGGGAGAAGTACGAACGAAATCAGAAAATGAGGTGGTCCGGTGGGGTTTAACAGATTGCGAAGAGGGAATAATTGATCGCAGACGAGCCATCATCTTTGCCCTAGTCATCGTCTTCATCTGATTGGAATGGATATCGTACAGAGTGGTCAAAAGTGGTGGTTCGGCGGCGACTGAAatcgatgaagaagaagaggggTTGTTGGATTTCCGACAGCCCTTCTCTTGTCTGTTCGTTTCTGGCTAAGGCGAAAAGGGAAGGGAAGACTTCGGCCCTCACCTGTTTGAGAAAGAACTAGATAAAATCAGAAGTCGAGTGGAGGCATAGGACCTCGTCTTCATCAGATTGAAGGAGAAGAAAATGAGAGCAAGGACATGGGGTGTTTGGGGGTTGAGCTTCGACGGGAATGGATCTGTTGGAGGTTGGGATGGAGGCATAAGCTCCTCTCTCTCATCTTCGTGTTTTCCAGCGATCGGAGGACCACCCACCTCCGGTGTGTGAGTCTTGGCAGTCTAATGAAGAAGAAATGGGGACAAAAATAGCAAGTATCAGGGGTGTCTGTATGGTGCTAAACGAAGAAGaaaacaggagagagagagagagagagagagagagagagagagagagagagagagagaggtgggaccttttttatttttttaattgttaaaataaataaataaatattaaattttaagaataatgaaagaaaaatgaaaaataaataccccaagggtattatagtcatttcaattttcggagggaccattttcacatacaaaccactccaaaaggactacgaaaccaaaaaagttactgtttggactaaaaccccaaaaatttgcataccacagggaccatttttgcaatttactctattatatataaaaaagataaaaagataTAGTATAATAAAACCATACCCCACAAAATTAAGTCACTTTCATCCaatgatttttcaaaaacaatattaaaagtttaaagtttaaaaattaaaactacAGCCTAGCATAATGCATAATAAAGAATCTTATTCTGTTTGTCTCTTGTTAAACTATTAACCACTTTTCCAATGTTATAAATGTAGTGAGAGTGTGAGGCTTCCAAAGGTTATGGAGCCAACTATGAAATTTCTTAAAAaggaaaaaatatataattttttaaattacACCATGAATACAAATGTCGGCAttcattttttatgttttgacTTCTTTTTAGTAAACTAATTGCAACTTGCTTTGTTAATGTTAAGAGTGGTAGGGTCACATCGACGATTGATTagtaattttataatttaaaatcGATTATTGCTTCTTTATATCCTTGACCATGAATTTTTCCGAAAGGCCAAATATAAAAATTTGGCGATAAATCAATAATCGtgttttattttaagaaaatcaagATCCACTAATGGTGTGTTTGGTTAATGGTGTTtttggttgtggaaaattttCCTAGTTTTCCAAAAAAACGGAAATTTTGAAAATACATTTGGTTCgttcagttttccaaaattttccaagaaaatgaaaatttttagttttccaaattgtatgtaaattagaaaattgatttttatagttttccaaagttttccaaaattttcaagatggaaaatgaaaactcCCCCGGTTTCAACCAAAAcgcgttttctaaaattttcattgaaaattgaaagcgaaaactcaactctattttctgaaaacattttcttagaaaataaaAACAGTTTTCTacaaccaaacgcaccctaaATTTGTGGTTTGGGAGTTGAGTATAAAGTTGTTGTTTGATGTAGAAGTCAACTCCACTAGTCAagatagaagtcaaaacatgaagaaaaaaaaagtcaATAAATTGATAGGTTGACATATATAAAAACATAGGAGTGATTGAGACTAATCATAGTTGGTCAAATTCAAAAGATATTTGGTCAAACTATGACTCTGTGTAAGCCATTCATTGAAAAGCGCATTTTGCTATTTTATGATAGAATATTAATTGATAATTTACAAGAAAAAGAAACACTACAAGTAGTAGAAATAACTTTCAAGGACTTAAACAAGTTTCAACAAAGATTTATATGCATAACACAAGCTAACAAATCAATGTTTAAACTGTTTTCCAAAGGTAATCAATGTAAAAGAACATATAAAGATTACACAGACAGTTGTATTTCACTTAATTTTGTCATCTTTTCTCAACCATCAAACctaaaattataatttataaaaatgacTCAGTGGAAAGGACTAAGAATCTATTTGGTGGTGGTGATAATTGACAATTTGATAAAGCTACTTCCTTtgatattataacttacaaaatCTAAGCATCAGTCACATCTAACATtctaaaataaatgattttgcaTAATCATTTAATCATCACCTAAAAATAGTGCAAATTCTATGGCTAGTAAGCATTCAAGGAGTCAAGAGTCAAGACCACTAATGGCTTCACTAAAAGATTTgcataaaaaatgaaattaatCAAAGGACCTAAATTTTCTACATTAATATCATTTCCTTAATAACTTGAATACCTGATACTATAAATACCAGAAGAGTAGAATAACATTCCATATTGCTTCCATAACCCTTTCTCATTTTCACAAtctgtttttaacttttaaagctTGTTTTTGTGTAGTTAGTTAGTCATGGTACATTTCCAGATATACCCTTGTGTTTTTTTCCTTCTGATAATCAGTTTCCATGGATTAATCCCATTGTTTGAGGGAAGAAAACTAAAAGATGTTACTGCCTTTAGGCCTACAACACCAGGGAATAGTCCAGGAGCAGGGCATTCTTTCACTGAAAACAGACCTTATTTCAGATCAAAAGAAGTAGAAAGTAAAGATTCTGGAATTCATCATCCAAATTCAGAATCTGCAACTGGTTTTAGGCCTACAAAACCAGGAAACAGCCCTGGTGCTGGTCATTCTATACACAATCAAACTGCTATGCCATAAGCGTATAATGCCAAAAAAGTATAGATAGATGTAAGGGAAAATGAAATTGATTGTTGTTATATCTATTGTGCATTGTGAATGTCTCTTGCAGTTGCAGAGATCAGTtgttatttcaaaatttcaatcGCTGTAATGTAACTGCGATAATGGTGTTTAATAAATGTTAGAATGTACATATCTCCTTCAATTCGTGTAGTAGATGTAGGATTATCAAACGCAAAAAGCAAACAAAAAGATGGAAGATGTAATATATGATATGTCGAATCAAACATGCAAAGGAATTAGTGTATCAATTTTGGATGAGAAAAGTTACAGCTTTCAACAACGCATACTTACATTATTTTAATCATATGTAACCATTGCGCTCTTTTCCGTAAGTTTACTGAACCTTTTTACGAACCCTAAAAGTAAACCAGCGCAATGGTTGACGCTAATTGTTAACGAAAACCAAATAATGTTAACAGCATCAAGTTGATCGATCGTTATTCGCTATATAAACAATTTAAGTACGAATTTCTGATTTGTGATACGTGTAAGCAAAACTAAATAGCTGATCGCGAAAAAACCCTAACCTGCAAAGTTGGGGAACTTCTGATTGAAAGTCTCCGTTTATGGAGCTTATGGATTTCCTCCGAGTTATTCATCACCACATTTGAAGAACATTAAAGCATATCGATGAATCTTGGATTTTAGAAGGTATAcactataatttttattttatttttattaatttttttgtaaGCTATAAAACTTGATGTACAAATCAAAAatgcataaaacataaaaaaggaTTGGATGCGTTAATTATGGATATAATTTGTTActtaaattttaagttttaaataataCAAGTACTAAAACTCTAGGTACAAGCTTTCTATGCAAAAACaaactaatatttaaaaaaaaaaaaaaaaattcaataaaaataattatgtttttataaaaatccaTTTTGAGGGGCTGCATTTTTATATCTCAAATCGAACATTATTTTAGTAATTTGTTACAATTTTAACCACTTAACCGAATAATTGACTTGTCAAAACAGATACATCAACATATTAGGTCAATTGATAACCTGATTGACCGGTTAATTGGtcggaattgtaacaaattgataAAAATAATGTCCAATTTAAGACAAAAAAACAAtgttaaaatcaattttttttttgaaaatttagtgatttttgtaaatttttcatacaatatatatatatatatatatatatatatatatatatatatatatatatatatatatatatatatatatatatatataaataacgaATTTTGATAACAAATaccttaaaatattattaattttattaaatattatacTTACCACCATTTAATATGGAAATATATTTCATTTCTCTTAAATATATTGATTGTACTCGATTAGCATAAATTAAGGTATTTACATTATGCACTTATGGTAACTAATAAACTAAGGACCCGTTTGATAGTTTATGTTCGGGAAAGTGTTGTATAGGAAAGTGATGTATAagaaagttttctgactgggaaagaaacatgttgtttgattgtacatctgatcgACTGTGCTGAAGGATGAAAAATAACAATATTACCCTGTTGTTCTATACTGTGATGGATGAAGTTGCtgtataattataaaaacatataaattgttATAGAAAATCAAAATTACATAATAATCATTTAAATTCCAAATAGAAtgtccatcaagttgtttttagttttttttcaagTTAATGTTACGTCGTTATTCTTTCTggcaatttttttttatataactcAACATGTGATTCTTGACTTGGTTTATGTCTGATAGCGGTGGAATGGATGGATTTTTCAAAATATATTAGGATGATGGTAGTATTGTACAAAAAAATACGAACTATttcaataaaaatgaattaaaaaaattaactaaaagaaattaataatccactaaagtaatatttattaataaataaataatatatatttataattaatattcttttaatatataataatctaataaaaagaatagtctaaaaagaaataaaaaaagaattatttaaaagaaattaataatctaataaaataatattacttaatacataaatattatataattaaaaaataatatttattaatatacaataattcaataaaaaataaattaataattatttaaaataaattaataatgtaAGAAAAAAAGAGGCAGAGTTTATGGCACAATTGTCTTTCCAACTTATTCAGTCAGAAAAATATGATTT includes:
- the LOC111881379 gene encoding protein MHF2 homolog isoform X2, which gives rise to MNNSEEIHKLHKRRLSIRSSPTLQIVSFILRCSTMENNFDQDLIYAIFKTVWSKKAIEREKNVDDEISKGEEGAGTSKKNRPTSANSNAVKLSCEKLRLFVSVHRAATIAEAEGGNKIEATHLERILPQLLLDF
- the LOC111881379 gene encoding protein MHF2 homolog isoform X1; the encoded protein is MNNSEEIHKLHKRRLSIRSSPTLQIVSFILRCSTMENNFDQDLIYAIFKTVWSKKAIEREKNVDDEISKGEEGAGTSKKNRPTSANSNAVKLSCEKLRLFVSEAVHRAATIAEAEGGNKIEATHLERILPQLLLDF
- the LOC111881379 gene encoding protein MHF2 homolog isoform X3 — encoded protein: MENNFDQDLIYAIFKTVWSKKAIEREKNVDDEISKGEEGAGTSKKNRPTSANSNAVKLSCEKLRLFVSEAVHRAATIAEAEGGNKIEATHLERILPQLLLDF